A genomic window from Martelella lutilitoris includes:
- the repC gene encoding plasmid replication protein RepC: MENAITTTPFGRRPLSLAMLSSQKAAREAPKGARLNKWKVFHTVREAREALGASDRGLAILNALLTFYPENELSEETGFVVWPSNEQLIARANGISPATLRRHLAVLVDCGLIIRRDSPNGKRFARKGRGGHVEQAYGFDLSPLVARAEEFASMAERIAEERRALKCARERLTLLRRDIVKMIEAGLDEGVPGDWAAMSQIYRAIIDRLPRSPDLATAEDICDALALLHEEVRDALESHVNSQKTNANESHTERHKQNSNPESQFEYKYGLGKKTEASGSAGETDNLHSLPKRELPLALVLDACEGFRDLAKGGSIRNWRDFLGIAEIARPMLGVSPSAWREAAEIMGDKQAAITLAAIYQRGEAVVSPGGYLRNLTERARDDQFSVWPMVMALLRARIEAGNATQTPKPDDDGAGEGAGDESLSISPALARSLKKPRR; this comes from the coding sequence ATGGAAAATGCGATAACCACGACGCCCTTCGGGCGGCGGCCGCTGTCGCTCGCGATGCTTTCAAGCCAGAAAGCGGCGCGGGAAGCCCCGAAAGGGGCGCGGCTTAACAAGTGGAAGGTGTTTCATACCGTGCGGGAGGCGCGGGAGGCGCTGGGGGCGAGCGATCGCGGCCTTGCGATCCTGAATGCGCTCCTGACCTTCTATCCCGAGAACGAACTGTCGGAGGAAACCGGCTTCGTCGTCTGGCCGTCCAACGAACAGCTGATCGCGCGCGCCAACGGCATCTCGCCGGCGACACTTCGGCGGCACCTGGCGGTGCTGGTCGATTGCGGCTTGATCATCCGCCGCGACAGCCCGAACGGCAAGCGCTTCGCCAGGAAGGGCAGGGGAGGGCATGTCGAACAGGCCTATGGCTTCGACCTGTCGCCGCTGGTGGCAAGGGCGGAAGAGTTCGCTTCGATGGCCGAAAGGATTGCCGAGGAGCGCCGGGCGCTGAAATGCGCGCGCGAACGGCTGACATTGCTGCGCCGGGACATCGTCAAGATGATCGAGGCTGGCCTCGACGAGGGCGTGCCAGGCGACTGGGCGGCAATGAGCCAGATCTATCGCGCGATCATCGACCGGCTGCCGCGTTCGCCGGACCTGGCGACGGCGGAGGATATCTGCGATGCGCTTGCGCTTTTGCATGAGGAAGTGCGTGACGCATTGGAATCGCACGTAAATTCGCAAAAAACGAACGCCAATGAGTCTCATACTGAGCGCCACAAACAGAATTCAAACCCAGAATCCCAATTTGAATATAAATATGGCTTAGGAAAGAAAACAGAAGCGAGCGGCAGCGCCGGCGAAACCGACAATCTGCACAGCCTGCCGAAGCGGGAACTGCCGCTGGCACTGGTGCTGGATGCCTGCGAGGGCTTTCGGGATCTGGCAAAGGGGGGATCGATCCGCAACTGGCGGGACTTCCTGGGCATCGCTGAGATCGCCCGGCCAATGCTGGGCGTCAGCCCGAGCGCCTGGCGGGAGGCGGCCGAAATCATGGGCGACAAACAGGCCGCGATCACGCTTGCCGCGATCTACCAGCGCGGAGAGGCCGTCGTCAGCCCCGGCGGCTATCTGCGCAACCTGACGGAACGGGCGAGGGATGACCAGTTCTCCGTCTGGCCGATGGTCATGGCGCTTTTGAGGGCAAGGATCGAGGCCGGGAACGCGACACAAACGCCAAAACCCGATGACGACGGGGCAGGGGAGGGCGCCGGCGATGAAAGTCTCTCGATTTCGCCCGCTTTGGCACGCTCATTGAAGAAGCCGCGGCGATGA
- the repB gene encoding plasmid partitioning protein RepB, whose translation MKKNILKMMAEANDAENNPQSPPVSPLSRSRRGSSVVSNVGKALNTLSESSSIVLDPSKIDASPYQDRFESDSEVGEEIESLAASIRAEGQKMPVLVRPHPKEEGRYQLAYGHRRLAAIRLIAAESKTPSEVTIRAFVRPLDDRELLVEQSLENGVRENLTWIEQALWAAQLREAGFSSVAIEPVLGLSKTPISLMLKVANAIPHNVIFAIGRAKGVGRPKWMTLAEACLKDGEEAVARIRPVLETNAFKSADAARRIDLVVKAARGGEDKRPEKSVRELVANGRTVGRIATGGGGTTISIAGQEAGFAEWLAERMDALAEEYFSSTAGANRKD comes from the coding sequence ATGAAGAAGAACATTCTGAAAATGATGGCCGAGGCCAATGACGCGGAAAACAACCCGCAGTCGCCGCCCGTTTCGCCGCTTTCGCGGTCCAGGCGCGGCTCGTCCGTGGTCAGCAATGTCGGCAAGGCGCTCAACACGCTGTCGGAATCAAGCAGCATCGTGCTGGATCCGTCAAAGATCGACGCATCGCCCTATCAGGATCGTTTCGAAAGCGATAGCGAGGTCGGCGAGGAGATCGAAAGCCTTGCCGCCTCGATCCGGGCGGAAGGGCAGAAGATGCCCGTTCTGGTCCGGCCCCATCCGAAAGAGGAGGGGCGCTACCAGCTTGCCTATGGTCACCGCCGCCTTGCCGCCATCCGGCTTATTGCCGCTGAAAGCAAGACGCCCTCCGAGGTGACGATCAGGGCCTTCGTCCGCCCGCTGGACGACCGCGAACTCCTGGTCGAGCAGTCGCTGGAAAACGGCGTGCGCGAGAACCTGACCTGGATTGAACAGGCGCTCTGGGCGGCGCAATTGCGTGAGGCCGGGTTTTCGAGCGTCGCGATCGAGCCTGTGCTCGGCCTTTCCAAGACGCCGATTTCGCTGATGCTGAAAGTGGCCAACGCGATTCCGCACAACGTCATTTTCGCAATTGGCCGCGCCAAAGGCGTCGGTCGGCCGAAATGGATGACGCTTGCGGAAGCCTGCCTGAAAGACGGAGAGGAAGCGGTGGCGCGCATTCGCCCGGTTCTTGAAACCAATGCCTTCAAGTCGGCCGACGCCGCGCGCCGCATTGATCTTGTCGTGAAGGCGGCGCGGGGCGGCGAGGACAAGCGCCCTGAAAAATCCGTGCGCGAACTGGTGGCGAATGGAAGGACCGTTGGCCGCATTGCGACCGGGGGAGGTGGCACGACGATTTCGATCGCCGGGCAGGAAGCCGGCTTCGCCGAATGGCTTGCAGAGCGCATGGACGCGCTTGCGGAGGAATATTTTTCATCAACCGCCGGCGCGAATCGCAAAGACTAG
- the scpB gene encoding SMC-Scp complex subunit ScpB, which translates to MTGTSPAKSRQRTRSSEGDERLLDRELRDLPVELRWREWMMRVEAVIFASAEPVTREMLARVVGKDCSIDLIIDDLIEELRDRPYELVSVAGGWQHRTRVAYAEAIRASCAPTRSAAAVLSEHESMVLMAIAYFQPVTRGELSKIFGKEVSRDLIGSLRGAGFISSGPRSPTPGAPYTYVTTKHFLSAFGMETLRDLPDMEALEDAGLLSRNAVKEEVADSQGGAADEEGQESHSIE; encoded by the coding sequence ATGACCGGAACGAGCCCCGCGAAGTCAAGACAAAGAACGCGATCAAGTGAAGGAGACGAACGTCTGCTTGATCGGGAGTTGAGGGATCTGCCGGTGGAATTGCGGTGGCGGGAATGGATGATGCGGGTCGAGGCAGTGATTTTTGCCTCGGCTGAGCCGGTGACGCGTGAAATGTTGGCGCGCGTGGTCGGAAAGGATTGCAGCATTGACCTGATCATTGATGACCTCATCGAAGAGTTGCGTGATAGGCCTTATGAGCTGGTCTCCGTGGCTGGTGGTTGGCAGCATCGGACCCGAGTGGCTTATGCGGAGGCGATCCGGGCTTCTTGCGCGCCGACGCGATCTGCCGCTGCGGTGCTGTCCGAGCATGAGTCCATGGTGCTGATGGCAATTGCTTATTTCCAGCCAGTCACACGCGGCGAGCTGTCGAAGATCTTTGGCAAGGAGGTCAGCCGCGATCTGATCGGATCGCTGCGTGGCGCAGGGTTTATTTCCTCTGGGCCGCGCAGCCCGACGCCAGGGGCGCCGTATACCTATGTGACGACGAAACATTTTCTGTCGGCCTTCGGCATGGAGACATTGCGGGACCTCCCGGACATGGAGGCGCTGGAGGATGCAGGGTTGTTGAGCCGCAATGCTGTCAAAGAGGAGGTGGCCGATTCACAAGGCGGAGCCGCCGATGAGGAGGGCCAGGAATCGCACTCTATCGAGTGA
- a CDS encoding tyrosine-type recombinase/integrase has protein sequence MPENDADPHASPSLGTSAAYELQPSGTSGAVTGHLAPLVERARGYVDASSAANTRRAYAADWAHFSSWCRRKGLAPLPPDPQIVGLYITALAAGEAAPRTKPSAVSTIERRLSAITWNYMQRGLTLDRRDRHIATVLAGIRNRHAAPPRQKEAILPEELIAMVETLDRGTLRGLRDRAMLLMGFAGGLRRSEIVALDCGRDQTEDGNGWIEILDKGMLVMLRGKTGWREVEIGRGSSDLTCPVHAVETWLKLGRIGHGPLFRRVTGKGKAVGPERLKDQEIARLVKKTVLAAGIRGELPEAERIKLFSGHSLRAGLASSAEVDERYVQKQLGHASAEMTRRYQRRRDRFRVNLTKAAGL, from the coding sequence ATGCCCGAAAACGACGCCGATCCGCACGCCAGCCCGTCTCTCGGCACGAGCGCCGCTTATGAATTGCAGCCGTCCGGGACGTCGGGCGCGGTGACGGGGCATCTCGCGCCGCTGGTCGAACGCGCCCGCGGTTACGTCGACGCCTCGAGCGCGGCCAATACGCGGCGCGCCTATGCCGCCGACTGGGCGCATTTTTCAAGCTGGTGCCGGCGCAAGGGGCTTGCGCCCCTGCCCCCCGATCCGCAAATCGTCGGGCTCTACATTACGGCGCTTGCCGCAGGCGAAGCCGCGCCACGGACAAAGCCGAGCGCGGTTTCCACCATCGAACGGCGGCTTTCGGCGATCACGTGGAACTATATGCAGCGCGGCCTCACGCTTGATCGCCGCGACCGCCATATTGCCACGGTGCTTGCCGGCATCCGCAATCGCCATGCAGCGCCGCCCCGCCAGAAGGAGGCGATCCTGCCGGAAGAGCTGATCGCCATGGTCGAAACACTGGACCGGGGCACGCTCCGGGGTTTGCGCGATCGCGCCATGCTGCTGATGGGGTTTGCCGGCGGGTTGCGCCGCTCGGAGATCGTCGCGCTCGATTGCGGCCGCGACCAGACCGAGGACGGAAACGGCTGGATCGAAATCCTCGACAAGGGCATGCTGGTGATGCTGCGCGGCAAGACCGGCTGGCGCGAGGTGGAGATCGGCCGCGGCTCCTCCGATCTCACCTGCCCGGTCCATGCCGTGGAAACCTGGCTGAAGCTCGGCAGGATCGGCCACGGCCCGCTGTTCCGCCGGGTCACCGGCAAGGGCAAGGCCGTCGGTCCCGAACGGCTGAAGGACCAGGAGATTGCCCGCCTCGTCAAGAAGACCGTTCTCGCCGCCGGCATTCGCGGCGAGTTGCCGGAGGCCGAACGGATAAAACTGTTCTCCGGTCATTCGCTGCGCGCCGGCCTCGCCTCCTCGGCCGAGGTCGATGAACGGTACGTCCAGAAACAGCTCGGCCATGCATCGGCCGAAATGACAAGGCGTTATCAGCGCAGGCGCGACCGGTTCCGCGTCAATCTCACCAAGGCGGCGGGGCTATAA
- a CDS encoding type II toxin-antitoxin system Phd/YefM family antitoxin — translation MREIQLRDAKATFSAVVDQAVHGTPSVITRRGRKEVVVLSYEEYEKLAHVPSFGRLLAAYPGEDDTIPERGDKPGRDVAF, via the coding sequence ATGAGGGAAATTCAGCTCAGAGATGCGAAGGCAACGTTTTCTGCTGTTGTCGATCAGGCCGTGCACGGTACGCCGTCGGTGATCACGCGGCGCGGGCGTAAGGAAGTGGTCGTCTTGTCCTATGAGGAATACGAAAAACTTGCGCATGTGCCCAGTTTCGGTCGGCTTCTGGCTGCCTATCCAGGCGAGGACGATACGATTCCCGAGCGCGGAGATAAACCCGGACGTGATGTCGCGTTTTGA
- a CDS encoding DNA translocase FtsK, which yields MTKTDNAEAQADQTGEAARRNPEAAILDPERLPTWQRPFVLGPNVRFTRTPHKKHPEPAMPAATETEEAVFGPHLPSPATVLQERIAEELTAARGAPTGEQAWNAKDEQVPTEVEPVDTTEAVEDWAPSIPWYLSGDADIDTALSDETDHASAADDATPETLSATARAQPNCFSYLPDGLAFEMMALGGMEARPAEGRTQAEPPVGTEPPQESADAEPADRNAEAAQADLTNPAWTATSDAVETILDEQEESIGEGPSPVSLYRQVLLHSPTRSGEKAASDEPSMPTDLKEDADDAPDVSSAEALADGPTESIATYVEEDDFDAEPERKERAGGPLNVLARHEVTDFVFPSIELLQTPRADEANEFSQEALEQSAGLLESILEDFGVKGEIIDVRPGPVVTMYEFEPAPGVKSSRVINLSDDIARSMSALSARVAVIPGRNVIGIELPNEERETVYLRELFESRLYMTTDFRLPLCLGKNIGGEPVVAELAKMPHLLVAGTTGSGKSVAINTMILSLLYHLRPEECRLIMVDPKMLELSVYDGIPHLLTPVVTDPKKAVLALKWAVREMEDRYRKMSRLGVRNIDGFNKRVAEARASGETIMVSVPTGFDRTTGDQIFEDQELDLSALPYIVVIVDEMADLMMVAGKEIEGTIQRLAQMARAAGIHLIMATQRPSVDVITGTIKANFPTRISFQVTSKIDSRTILGEQGAEYLLGQGDMLHMKGGGRIARVHGPFVSDYEVEKVVDHLKTQGTPTYLGSVVVDEEEEESEEDGAVFDATEMATDGDDADELFAKAVKIVQRDKKCSTSYIQRRLSIGYNRAASLVERMEREGLVGPANHVGKREILDGGTAG from the coding sequence TTGACAAAAACGGACAACGCCGAGGCACAAGCCGACCAGACCGGCGAGGCCGCGCGACGCAATCCGGAAGCCGCCATTCTCGACCCCGAGCGCCTTCCGACCTGGCAGCGTCCCTTTGTGCTGGGTCCGAATGTCCGCTTCACACGCACCCCGCACAAGAAACATCCCGAGCCGGCGATGCCGGCCGCCACAGAAACGGAAGAGGCGGTTTTCGGACCGCATCTCCCTTCGCCGGCGACCGTGCTTCAGGAGCGTATCGCGGAAGAACTGACCGCGGCGCGCGGCGCCCCAACCGGCGAACAGGCCTGGAACGCGAAGGATGAACAAGTGCCGACCGAGGTGGAACCGGTCGATACCACAGAAGCCGTGGAAGACTGGGCTCCGTCGATCCCCTGGTATCTTTCGGGGGACGCCGATATCGATACGGCTCTATCGGACGAGACCGACCATGCAAGCGCCGCCGATGATGCGACGCCCGAAACGTTGAGCGCGACAGCGCGCGCGCAACCCAATTGCTTCTCCTATCTCCCGGACGGGCTGGCATTCGAGATGATGGCGCTTGGCGGTATGGAAGCCCGCCCGGCGGAAGGGCGGACACAGGCGGAACCACCGGTCGGGACGGAGCCGCCTCAAGAAAGCGCGGACGCCGAACCCGCCGACCGTAACGCCGAAGCGGCGCAGGCCGACCTGACGAACCCGGCATGGACGGCGACCTCGGACGCCGTGGAAACCATCCTCGACGAGCAGGAAGAAAGCATCGGGGAGGGGCCATCGCCGGTCTCGCTCTACCGGCAGGTTCTCCTGCACAGCCCGACGCGGTCTGGCGAAAAGGCAGCGTCGGATGAGCCATCAATGCCGACGGACCTCAAGGAAGACGCGGACGACGCTCCGGACGTTTCATCCGCCGAAGCGCTCGCGGATGGGCCGACGGAAAGCATCGCCACATATGTCGAGGAGGACGATTTCGACGCCGAGCCGGAACGGAAAGAGCGTGCCGGCGGTCCCCTCAATGTTCTGGCGCGGCATGAAGTCACCGACTTCGTCTTCCCGTCGATTGAATTGCTGCAAACGCCGCGCGCGGACGAGGCCAACGAGTTCAGCCAGGAGGCGCTGGAGCAGAGCGCGGGCCTGCTGGAGAGCATTCTGGAGGATTTCGGCGTCAAGGGCGAGATCATCGATGTCCGTCCGGGTCCCGTGGTCACGATGTACGAATTCGAACCGGCGCCGGGTGTCAAATCCTCGCGGGTGATCAACCTGTCGGATGACATAGCCCGCTCCATGTCCGCGCTTTCGGCGCGCGTCGCGGTCATTCCAGGCCGCAATGTGATCGGCATCGAGCTTCCGAATGAAGAGCGCGAGACCGTCTATCTGAGGGAGCTTTTCGAAAGCCGCCTCTATATGACAACGGATTTCCGCCTGCCGCTTTGCCTCGGCAAGAACATCGGCGGCGAACCGGTGGTCGCCGAACTCGCAAAGATGCCGCATCTTCTCGTCGCCGGAACAACGGGATCGGGAAAGTCGGTGGCGATCAACACAATGATCCTGTCGCTGCTCTACCATCTCCGTCCTGAAGAATGCCGGCTGATCATGGTCGACCCGAAAATGCTGGAACTCTCGGTCTATGACGGCATTCCGCATCTTCTGACGCCGGTGGTGACCGACCCGAAGAAGGCGGTTCTGGCGCTGAAATGGGCGGTGCGCGAGATGGAAGATCGGTACCGCAAGATGTCGCGGCTCGGCGTTCGCAATATCGACGGCTTCAACAAGCGTGTGGCGGAAGCGCGCGCGTCGGGTGAGACCATCATGGTATCGGTGCCCACCGGCTTCGACCGCACCACCGGCGATCAGATCTTCGAGGACCAGGAACTCGATCTTTCGGCGCTGCCCTATATCGTCGTCATCGTCGACGAGATGGCGGACCTGATGATGGTCGCCGGCAAGGAGATCGAGGGCACGATCCAGCGTCTGGCGCAGATGGCGCGCGCGGCCGGCATCCACCTGATCATGGCAACGCAGCGTCCTTCGGTCGACGTCATCACCGGCACGATCAAGGCCAATTTCCCGACCCGCATTTCCTTTCAGGTCACGTCCAAGATCGACAGTCGCACGATTCTCGGAGAGCAGGGCGCGGAATACCTGCTGGGGCAGGGGGACATGCTGCACATGAAGGGCGGCGGGCGGATTGCCCGCGTTCACGGCCCCTTTGTATCTGATTACGAGGTCGAAAAGGTCGTCGACCATCTGAAGACGCAAGGCACGCCCACCTATCTCGGCAGCGTCGTCGTCGACGAGGAGGAGGAAGAGAGCGAAGAAGATGGCGCCGTTTTCGATGCGACCGAAATGGCGACCGACGGCGACGATGCCGACGAACTTTTCGCCAAGGCCGTCAAGATTGTCCAGCGCGACAAGAAGTGTTCGACATCCTATATCCAGCGTCGCCTGTCGATCGGCTACAACCGTGCCGCCTCGCTGGTCGAGCGCATGGAGCGGGAAGGGCTTGTCGGCCCCGCCAACCATGTCGGCAAGCGTGAGATCCTCGATGGCGGTACAGCCGGCTGA
- a CDS encoding DUF1403 family protein, whose amino-acid sequence MDSLPFAPSSMPIRLFSLPGWSRSRGRDVSEADAAFAAGIALKSLDDLVQLDPVWAGCWRSRQALKCAAVAVRLMGRNEDDHALRDAVLLTAPGDDPGPAGKLFLVTKRSPGRSGGVTTNFVNELADLLALGWDEDLAAIPDLVDAALQSGRAAPFAVADLITAISAVRPDAEVLAFMLADSVLAQKLKWPKPVPLLLSERYGPAFRTIGGRGRVRPGEVAFATAICLALVDAIDSALRSAAEIARRADQLLAVAPKLRTKGAEPIIRSLLDEDAVLASAPGIKLSRWASTRMFERLQSFGAVRELSGRSSFRIYGL is encoded by the coding sequence ATGGATTCGTTGCCATTCGCCCCCTCATCAATGCCGATCCGACTGTTCAGTCTGCCGGGATGGTCGCGGTCGCGCGGCCGCGATGTATCGGAGGCGGATGCGGCCTTTGCAGCCGGCATCGCCTTGAAATCACTTGATGATCTGGTTCAGCTGGATCCGGTCTGGGCCGGCTGCTGGCGGTCGCGGCAAGCCCTTAAATGTGCTGCCGTTGCCGTGCGGCTGATGGGCCGAAACGAGGACGATCACGCGTTGCGTGACGCGGTTTTGCTGACTGCCCCAGGGGATGATCCCGGACCGGCCGGAAAGCTGTTTTTGGTCACGAAAAGATCGCCAGGTCGATCCGGTGGTGTCACCACGAATTTCGTAAATGAGCTCGCGGACTTGTTGGCGCTCGGATGGGATGAAGACCTTGCGGCAATTCCTGATCTGGTCGATGCTGCGCTTCAATCCGGGCGGGCGGCTCCCTTCGCGGTGGCGGACCTGATAACGGCGATTTCTGCCGTTCGCCCGGACGCTGAAGTGCTGGCGTTTATGCTGGCCGACAGTGTCCTGGCGCAAAAACTCAAATGGCCAAAACCTGTCCCGCTTCTGCTGTCCGAACGCTACGGTCCAGCCTTCCGCACCATTGGGGGGAGGGGGCGGGTCCGCCCCGGCGAAGTGGCGTTCGCCACAGCTATCTGTTTGGCTCTGGTTGACGCGATCGATTCAGCCTTGCGGTCAGCAGCGGAGATAGCGCGTCGCGCAGATCAGCTTCTGGCCGTTGCTCCCAAACTGCGTACCAAAGGTGCCGAACCGATCATTCGTAGCTTGCTGGATGAAGATGCGGTCCTGGCTTCGGCCCCGGGCATCAAACTATCTCGTTGGGCAAGCACCCGGATGTTCGAGCGGCTTCAGAGTTTTGGCGCCGTGCGCGAGCTGTCCGGCCGATCGTCGTTCCGGATCTATGGATTGTGA
- a CDS encoding type II toxin-antitoxin system VapC family toxin, with translation MYLIDTNVISALAPSKRGGDAALIGWLDRASDALFLSTVTAAEVRAGIAKAEREQSTTKAERLQAWWQSIEYLYGDKILSFDLRCAHAAGEILDAARAHQPGFADIAIAATAKAHGLTILTRNLRHFAPLGVPVHDPFQSLPG, from the coding sequence ATGTATCTCATCGATACAAATGTCATTTCGGCACTTGCGCCGTCGAAACGCGGAGGCGACGCGGCGCTGATCGGGTGGCTTGACAGGGCAAGCGATGCGCTTTTCTTGTCCACTGTGACGGCTGCCGAGGTGCGGGCCGGGATTGCCAAGGCGGAACGGGAACAATCGACGACGAAGGCAGAGCGCTTGCAGGCGTGGTGGCAGAGCATCGAATATCTTTATGGCGATAAGATCCTGTCATTTGATCTTCGCTGCGCCCATGCCGCAGGCGAAATCCTTGATGCCGCCCGCGCCCATCAGCCGGGCTTTGCCGATATCGCCATCGCCGCGACTGCAAAGGCCCACGGGTTGACGATCCTGACCCGCAATCTCCGCCATTTCGCACCGCTTGGCGTTCCGGTGCATGATCCGTTTCAGTCGCTGCCGGGTTGA
- the repA gene encoding plasmid partitioning protein RepA: protein MSETAAYNAIGDTAAKIEDYTDRLSAELQAMRHRIYPPEARKQFTRTFSTLDLVKLLNVPESTLRAMTIDGKGPQPSRADNNRRIYQVGQLLELRQFLADRRPDDALRLWPRRKDGEKLQVVATANFKGGSSKTTTSIHLSHYLALQGYRVLCIDLDPQASMTSIFGLQPEFDVGENETVYAALRYDNERRALADVIRETYFPGIDLVPGNLELMDFEFDTPAYLAQRERDELGLFFERLKNAIASVENDYDFVVLDTPPSLGYATLAALYAATGLIVTVHPAMLDVASCNQFLIMISDLADTLAQFGARFDHDFLKFLMTRVNPNDGPQKYMSGVMRRLFEDDVLVYEAIESTAIAGAGVAKKSLYELESGEVGREALKRAIESADNVNGEILALLQNVWGRAP, encoded by the coding sequence ATGAGCGAAACGGCCGCATATAACGCGATCGGCGACACAGCGGCAAAGATCGAGGATTATACGGATCGGCTGTCCGCCGAACTGCAGGCGATGCGTCACCGCATCTATCCGCCGGAAGCACGCAAGCAGTTCACGCGCACCTTCTCGACCCTTGATCTCGTCAAGCTGCTCAATGTGCCCGAAAGCACCTTGAGGGCAATGACCATCGATGGCAAGGGCCCGCAGCCTTCGCGTGCGGATAATAACCGGCGCATCTACCAGGTCGGTCAGCTCCTCGAACTCCGGCAGTTTCTGGCAGACCGCCGTCCGGACGATGCGCTGAGGCTATGGCCGCGCCGCAAGGATGGGGAGAAGCTGCAGGTCGTCGCCACCGCGAATTTTAAGGGCGGCAGCTCCAAGACCACGACCTCGATCCACCTGTCACATTATCTGGCGCTGCAGGGTTACCGTGTGCTCTGCATTGACCTCGATCCGCAGGCCTCGATGACCTCGATTTTCGGGCTTCAGCCGGAATTTGACGTCGGCGAGAACGAAACCGTCTATGCGGCGCTGCGCTACGACAATGAGCGACGCGCACTCGCCGATGTCATCCGCGAAACCTATTTCCCCGGAATCGACCTCGTTCCGGGCAATCTGGAACTGATGGATTTCGAGTTCGATACGCCGGCCTATCTCGCCCAGCGCGAGCGTGATGAACTCGGCCTGTTCTTCGAACGTTTGAAGAATGCGATCGCCTCGGTCGAGAACGACTATGATTTCGTCGTGCTTGATACGCCGCCATCGCTCGGCTATGCGACGCTTGCCGCGCTTTACGCCGCCACCGGCCTGATCGTCACGGTTCATCCGGCAATGCTTGACGTCGCCTCGTGCAACCAGTTCCTGATCATGATTTCGGATCTTGCGGATACGCTTGCCCAGTTCGGCGCCCGTTTCGACCATGATTTCCTGAAATTCCTGATGACCCGGGTCAATCCCAATGACGGCCCGCAGAAATACATGTCGGGCGTGATGCGTCGGCTCTTCGAGGACGATGTCCTGGTCTACGAGGCGATCGAATCGACGGCGATCGCCGGCGCCGGCGTCGCCAAGAAGTCGCTCTACGAGCTGGAAAGCGGCGAAGTCGGGCGCGAGGCGCTGAAACGCGCGATCGAAAGCGCCGACAATGTGAATGGCGAGATTCTCGCCCTTCTGCAGAACGTATGGGGCAGGGCGCCATGA
- a CDS encoding AlbA family DNA-binding domain-containing protein, translated as MNEQPPVPTIDGILSGLVFEGQGYEFKALLNLDDKRGKSNFIDDVVAFLNAGPGYLIVGVHEKRGVFSRFEPMEGDRDALQRRITSIIQDNIDPKPLGVHVKFLDLDAGGFILWLDLPDHRLRPYQNKITGGFHLRTGAQNTPIPRDQLHALFTPIEKLEADTVQLMERENAAVEARDIMQNDGATLHIAIVPQEHYERERAPFDPGRGVLKVMRHYHGESQGVFKGCENGVEARDATFQEWRSISRFFIGDDWLVHSYVSHPFSVRDGEGRLTVHEFREEFARHLRDIQLVLDDSGIRGPYGVLLAVKNLRRNPKLEWAFPNASAASLGRPMRVERVDEQGLIDRFYDKVRSVSVYGR; from the coding sequence ATGAATGAACAACCGCCGGTGCCGACTATTGATGGCATCCTGTCCGGCCTCGTTTTCGAGGGACAGGGTTATGAGTTCAAGGCACTCCTGAACCTGGATGATAAACGTGGAAAATCAAACTTCATCGATGATGTCGTGGCGTTCTTGAACGCTGGACCTGGGTACTTGATCGTCGGCGTGCATGAAAAGAGGGGAGTCTTCTCGCGCTTCGAGCCAATGGAGGGCGATCGCGATGCCCTACAACGCCGCATCACTTCAATCATTCAGGACAACATAGACCCCAAGCCATTGGGCGTTCATGTGAAATTCCTCGATTTGGACGCGGGAGGGTTCATTTTGTGGCTCGATCTCCCTGACCATCGCCTGCGGCCTTATCAGAATAAGATTACCGGCGGCTTTCATTTACGCACCGGTGCGCAAAACACGCCGATCCCCCGTGACCAACTCCACGCGCTGTTTACACCGATCGAGAAGCTGGAAGCCGATACCGTACAGCTAATGGAGCGTGAGAATGCGGCTGTCGAGGCGCGTGACATCATGCAGAACGACGGCGCAACGCTGCATATCGCGATCGTGCCACAAGAGCATTATGAACGGGAGCGGGCGCCTTTCGATCCCGGGCGGGGTGTTCTGAAAGTGATGCGTCATTATCACGGGGAGAGCCAGGGTGTTTTCAAAGGGTGTGAGAATGGCGTCGAGGCTCGGGACGCGACGTTCCAAGAATGGCGATCAATCTCGCGCTTCTTTATCGGTGATGATTGGCTCGTCCACTCCTATGTCTCCCATCCTTTCTCTGTCCGGGATGGGGAGGGACGACTAACAGTTCATGAGTTTCGCGAGGAGTTCGCTCGACACTTGCGTGATATCCAGCTCGTTCTGGACGATTCTGGCATCCGAGGACCATATGGGGTTCTTCTCGCGGTGAAGAATCTGCGCCGCAATCCAAAACTTGAATGGGCCTTTCCCAATGCCAGCGCTGCCAGTCTCGGTCGGCCGATGCGGGTTGAACGCGTGGATGAACAAGGTCTCATTGATCGGTTCTATGATAAGGTCAGAAGTGTTTCGGTCTATGGCCGCTGA